From a single Silene latifolia isolate original U9 population chromosome 6, ASM4854445v1, whole genome shotgun sequence genomic region:
- the LOC141586714 gene encoding B3 domain-containing protein At5g42700-like yields MGLSSYEEHRQKRVDENKKRLEELNLLHLSQSLKNLSPKPSPMKKSAAAKSRTAEKQMVAVRRSARVASNPNPAPVYVEVGMSGLSFPRRSSNYGIGRGAVWNGVLATPEERANAIDKAEQLVSKLEQDGFPTLIRPLLPSHVSSCFWLGLPKYFCTENLPSTDTTLTMVDEEGEEFPTVYLPRKSGLSGGWRGFAIEKGLNDGDAVVFQLTSPSVLKVYIIRASDQEESDQEVTED; encoded by the exons ATGGGATTATCATCATATGAAGAACATAGACAAAAGAGGGTTGATGAGAACAAGAAACGTTTGGAAGAACTTAATCTTCTTCATCTTTCTCAATCTCTCAAAAACCTCTCTCCTAAACCCTCTCCG ATGAAGAAATCGGCCGCGGCCAAGTCTCGGACAGCGGAAAAGCAGATGGTGGCTGTCAGACGGTCCGCTAGAGTTGCTAGCAACCCTAACCCTGCTCCTGTTTATGTTGAA GTTGGCATGAGTGGATTATCGTTTCCTAGAAGATCCTC GAACTACGGAATTGGGAGGGGAGCAGTGTGGAACGGCGTACTCGCAACTCCTGAAGAGAGAGCGAATGCAATAGACAAAGCAGAGCAACTGGTTTCAAAGCTTGAACAAGATGGTTTTCCTACTCTCATTAGACCTTTGCTTCCTTCCCATGTCAGTAGCTGTTTCTGGCTG GGTCTCCCGAAATACTTCTGCACGGAAAATTTACCCAGTACAGACACGACTTTAACAATGGTGGACGAAGAAGGTGAGGAGTTTCCTACGGTCTATTTACCCCGGAAAAGTGGACTTAGCGGGGGTTGGAGGGGTTTTGCCATAGAAAAAGGTCTTAACGATGGAGATGCTGTCGTTTTCCAGTTGACCTCCCCCTCAGTTCTTAAG GTGTATATTATTAGGGCTAGTGATCAAGAGGAAAGTGATCAAGAAGTTACTGAAGATTAA
- the LOC141586715 gene encoding uncharacterized protein LOC141586715 codes for MWGFGGRYYWGRKEKNKEGIVVVFAWMSSEDKHLKHYVDLYALFGWNSLVCHSQFLNSFFPDKATLLAVEVLDELCEELKASPCPVVFAPFSGGPKACLYKVLQVIDGRHEEPEHMNKYQIVRDCVAGHIYDSSPVDFTSDLGTRFIVHPSVLGLSNPPRAVSWIANGIASGLDGLFLSRFESQRAEYWQTLYSSVRIGAPYLIMCSEDDDLAPCRTIFNFAFRLKELGGDVNLIKWTSSPHVGHYRRHPAEYKGAVSELLQKASAIFSERMKRLEGHKVGSEGPNDEISEPLGHLRKAAGDSNDIFKRFSADLAEHIVEPRNSFEYHEGRAVGSVQDEKPDVVRLPSPPRINANGVLGQILFDVCVPTNIEEWDVGPLRSLHRPPFPSLKRHGMLFNPIKCIRRSRL; via the exons ATGTGGGGATTTGGAGGAAGGTATTATTGGGGAAGAAAAGAGAAGAACAAAGAAgggattgttgttgtttttgcttGGATGTCTAGTGAAGATAAACATTTGAAGCATTATGTTGATCTTTATGCTCTTTTTGGTTGGAATTCACTTGTTTGTCACTCTCAATTCCTCAATTC ATTCTTTCCCGACAAAGCCACATTATTGGCCGTGGAAGTTCTGGATGAGCTTTGTGAG GAGCTGAAGGCAAGTCCATGTCCTGTTGTCTTTGCGCCCTTTTCTGGCGGTCCAAAAGCATGCTTATATAAAGTGCTGCAG GTCATTGACGGTAGACACGAGGAACCTGAGCATATG AATAAATATCAAATTGTCAGAGATTGCGTTGCTGGACACATTTACGACTCCTCTCCTGTAGATTTCACCAGTGACTTGGGCACCCGTTTTATTGTCCATCCATCTGTGCTCGGATTATCAAACCCACCAAGAGCAGTATCATGGATCGCAAATGGTATTGCTTCTGGCTTAGATGGGCTCTTCCTTAGTAGATTTGAATCACAACGAGCAGAGTACTGGCAGACTCTATATTCCTCAGTT AGAATTGGGGCACCGTATCTCATCATGTGCTCAGAAGACGATGATCTCGCTCCTTGTAGGACTATTTTTAATTTTGCTTTCAGGCTGAAGGAACTAGGAGGCGATGTTAATTTAATAAAGTGGACCAGTTCGCCCCATGTAG GACATTACAGACGACATCCAGCTGAGTACAAGGGTGCTGTGTCCGAGCTGCTTCAGAAGGCATCTGCAATTTTTTCAGAAAGGATGAAGCGGCTTGAAGGACATAAGGTGGGCTCTGAGGGGCCCAATGACGAGATCTCTGAACCACTTGGCCACCTGAGAAAAGCAGCAGGCGACTCAAATGACATCTTCAAAAGATTCTCAGCTGACCTGGCAGAGCATATTGTTGAACCCAGAAACTCCTTCGAATATCACGAGGGTAGGGCGGTTGGGTCAGTCCAAGACGAGAAGCCGGATGTGGTCCGCCTACCTAGCCCACCAAGGATTAATGCAAACGGAGTTCTTGGACAAATCCTCTTTGACGTTTGTGTCCCGACCAACATCGAAGAGTGGGATGTGGGCCCATTACGCTCCTTGCATCGCCCACCATTCCCTTCATTAAAGCGGCATGGCATGCTTTTTAATCCCATTAAATGCATTAGGCGGTCAAGGTTATGA